A stretch of Lagopus muta isolate bLagMut1 chromosome 9, bLagMut1 primary, whole genome shotgun sequence DNA encodes these proteins:
- the ZMAT3 gene encoding zinc finger matrin-type protein 3, whose amino-acid sequence MILLQQAGLLPHPEKPSSLPMSVATRPRATSPLSPPKSLGLGPSFYHAQDEELAKVVEQDPMLEELCKPLCCKLCNVTLNSAQQAQAHYQGKNHSKKLRNYYAANSCPAPARMSNSVEPVPPQVVSLPAQMGSSKPGGRVILATENDYCKLCDASFSSPAVAQAHYQGKNHAKRLRLAEAQNNSFSDTSELGKRRTRKEGNEYKMMQNRRNMYTVQNNTGPYFNPRSRQRIPRDLAMCVTPSGQFYCSMCNAGASEEMEFRQHLESKQHKSKVSEQRYRNEMENLGYVQ is encoded by the exons ATGATTCTTCTACAGCAAGCAGGACTTCTTCCTCATCCTGAGAAACCTTCATCTCTTCCTATGTCAGTGGCTACAAGGCCCAGAGCCACCTCGCCACTCTCCCCACCAAAATCACTTGGACTGGGGCCTTCCTTTTATCACGCACAAGACGAAGAGCTTGCAAAGGTGGTGGAGCAGGACCCTATGCTGGAGGAACTATGTAAGCCTCTGTGCTGTAAGCTCTGCAATGTCACTCTGAATTCAGCTCAGCAAGCCCAGGCTCATTACCAG GGTAAAAACCACAGTAAGAAACTCCGGAATTACTATGCTGCCAATAGCTGCCCGGCACCCGCCAGGATGAGTAACTCGGTTGAGCCTGTGCCACCTCAGGTTgtttcccttccagctcag ATGGGATCCAGTAAACCAGGTGGCCGAGTGATCTTGGCCACAGAGAATGATTACTGCAAGCTTTGTGATGCCTCATTTAGTTCTCCAGCTGTGGCACAGGCTCACTACCAGGGGAAAAATCATGCCAAACGGCTGCGTcttgcagaagcacagaataaCTCATTCTC GGATACATCAGAACTAGGCAAACGGAGGACAAGGAAAGAAGGGAATGAATATAAAATgatgcagaacagaagaaatatgTACACAGTTCAAAACAACACAG GTCCCTACTTCAATCCCCGCTCTCGTCAGAGGATTCCTCGGGATCTGGCAATGTGTGTCACCCCCAGTGGCCAGTTCTACTGCTCCATGTGCAACGCTGGGGCCAGTGAGGAGATGGAGTTCAGGCAGCACttagaaagcaaacagcatAAAAGCAAGGTGTCTGAACAGCGGTACAGAAATGAGATGGAGAACTTAGGCTACGTACAATGA